A window from Equus caballus isolate H_3958 breed thoroughbred chromosome 8, TB-T2T, whole genome shotgun sequence encodes these proteins:
- the PITPNM2 gene encoding membrane-associated phosphatidylinositol transfer protein 2 isoform X4 encodes MIIKEYRIPLPMTVEEYRIAQLYMIQKKSRNETYGEGSGVEILENRPYTDGPGGSGQYTHKVYHVGMHIPGWFRSILPKAALRVVEESWNAYPYTRTRFTCPFVEKFSIDIETFYKTDAGENPNVFSLSPVEKNQLTIDFIDIVKDPVPPSEYRTEEDPKLFHSMKTQRGPLTDNWIEEYKQRVFPIMCAYKLCKVEFRYWGMQSKIERFIHDTGLRKVMVRAHRQAWCWQDEWYGLNMENIRELEKEAQLMLSRKMAQFSEDEEEASELSKDEATQDQTSREPPEPSSSGGEPLAGRGLKKQWSTSSKSSRSSKRGASPSRHSISEWRMQSIARDSDESSDDEFFDAHEDLSDSEEMFAKDITKWNSNDLMDKIESPEPEDTQDSLYRQSAPEFRVASSVEQLNIMEDEVSPPLAAPPSKIHVLLLVLHGGTILDTGAGDPSSKQGDTNTIANVFDTVMRVHYPSALGHLAIRLVPCPPVCSDAFALVSNLSPYSHDEGCLSSSQDHIPLAALPLLATSSPHYQEAVATVIQRANLAYGDFIKSQEGMTFNGQVCLIGDCVGGLLAFDALCSSSQPVSESQSSSRRGSVVSVQDTDMLSPGIPVNVAHGGGGGSNLESSRHLSRSNIDIPRSNGTEDPKKQLPRKRSDSSTYELDTIQQHQAFLSSLHASVLRNEPSSRRSSSSTMLDGAGALGKFDFEIADLFLFGCPLGLVLALRKTVIPALDVFQLRPACQQVYNLFHPADPSASRLEPLLERRFHALPPFSIPRYQRYPLGDGCSTLLADALQTHNTVFQEHAAPSSPGAAPTTRGFRRASEISIASQVSGMAESYTASSIAQKAPVALSHTPSVRRLSLLALPPPPPTPPGPRLQAKRVSPSLERVPRLPDLDIREVAAKWWGQKRIDYALYCPDALTAFPTVALPHLFHASYWESTDVVSFLLRQVMRHDNSSILELDGKEVSVFTPSKPREKWQRRRTHVKLRNVTANHRINDAVANEDGPQVLSGRFMYGPLDMVTLTGEKVDVHIMMQPPSGEWLYLDTLVTNSSGRVSYTIPETHRLGVGVYPVKMVVRGDHTFADSYISVLPKGTEFVVFSIDGSFAASVSIMGSDPKVRAGAVDVVRHWQDLGYLIIYVTGRPDMQKQRVVAWLAQHNFPHGVVSFCDGLVHDPLRHKANFLKLLISELHLRVHAAYGSTKDVAVYSSISLSPMQIYIVGRPTKKLQQQCQFITDGYAAHLAQLKYSHRARPARNTATRMALRKGSFGLPGQGDFLRSRNHLLRTISAQPSGPGHRHERTQSQADGEQRGQRSMSMAAGCWGRTMAGRLEPGPAAGPK; translated from the exons GTTCACTTGCCCTTTTGTGGAGAAATTCTCCATCGACATCGAAACCTTTTATAAAACTGATGCTGGAGAAAACCCCAACGTGTTCAGCCTGTCTCCTGTGGAAAAGAACCAGCTGACAATCG ACTTCATCGACATCGTCAAGGACCCCGTGCCCCCCAGTGAGTATCGGACTGAGGAGGACCCCAAGCTGTTCCACTCAATGAAGACCCAGCGGGGGCCCCTGACCGACAACTGGATCGAGGAGTACAAGCAGCGGGTCTTCCCCATCATGTGCGCCTACAAGCTGTGCAAGGTGGAGTTCCGCTACTGGGGCATGCAGTCCAAGATCGAGAGGTTCATCCACGACACGG GCCTACGAAAGGTGATGGTCAGGGCCCACCGGCAGGCCTGGTGCTGGCAGGACGAGTGGTACGGGCTGAACATGGAGAACATCCgggagctggagaaggaggcTCAGCTCATGCTTTCCCGCAAGATGGCCCAGTTCAGCGAGGATGAGGAGGAGGCCTCAGAGCTCTCCAAGGACGAAGCCACCCAGGACCAGACCTCTAGGGAGCCCCCTGAGCCCAGCAGCAGCGGCGGGGAGCCCCTGGCAGGCCGGGGCCTGAAGAAGCAGTGGTCCACGTCCTCCAAGTCATCGCGGTCATCCAAGCGCGGAG CGAGTCCTTCCCGCCACAGCATCTCGGAGTGGAGGATGCAGAGCATCGCTCGGGACTCTGATGAGAGCTCAGACGACGAGTTCTTCGATGCTCACG aggACCTGTCTGATTCAGAGGAAATGTTCGCCAAGGACATCACCAAGTGGAACTCCAACGACCTCATGGACAAAATCGAAAGCCCTGAGCCAGAGGACACACAGG ACAGTCTGTACCGCCAGAGTGCCCCCGAGTTCCGAGTAGCCTCCAGTGTGGAGCAACTGAACATCATGGAG GACGAGGTCAGCCCGCCACTGGCTGCACCACCCTCCAAGATCCACGTGCTACTGCTGGTGCTGCATGGGGGCACCATCCTGGATACGGGCGCCGGGGACCCCAGCTCCAAGCAGGGTGACACGAACACTATCGCCAACGTGTTTGACACTGTCATGCGCGTGCACTACCCCAGCGCCCTGGGCCACCTTGCCATCCGCCTGGTGCCCTGCCCACCCGTCTGCTCCGATGCCTTCGCCCTCGTCTCCAA CCTCAGCCCCTACAGCCACGACGAAGGCTGTCTGTCCAGCAGCCAGGACCACATCCCCCTGGCTGCCCTGCCCCTGCTGGCCACCTCCTCACCCCACTACCAGGAGGCAGTTGCCACAGTGATTCAGCGGGCCAACCTCGCCTATGGGGACTTCATCAAGTCCCAGGAGGGCATGACCTTCAATGGGCAG GTCTGCCTGATTGGGGACTGTGTCGGGGGCCTCCTGGCATTCGACGCCTTATGCTCCAGCAGCCAGCCGGTGTCTGAGAGTCAGAGCAGCAGCCGCAGGGGCAGCGTGGTCAGTGTGCAG GACACTGATATGCTGTCCCCTGGCATCCCGGTGAATGTGGCACATGGCGGTGGTGGCGGCAGCAACCTGGAGAGCAGTCGGCACCTGAGCCGCAGCAACATCGACATCCCCCGCAGCAACGGCACTGAGGACCCCAAAAAGCAGCTACCCCGCAAGAGAAGTGACTCATCCACCTACGAGCTGGACACCATCCAGCAGCACCAGGCCTTCCTGTCcag CCTCCATGCCAGCGTGCTGAGGAACGAGCCCAGCTCCCGCCGCTCAAGCAGCTCCACCATGCTGGACGGTGCAGGGGCCCTGGGCAAGTTCGACTTTGAGATCGCTGACCTCTTCCTCTTTGGGTGCCCACTGGGGCTGGTCCTGGCCTTGAGGAAGACCGTCATCCCTGCCCTGGATG TGTTCCAGCTGCGGCCCGCCTGCCAGCAGGTCTACAACCTCTTCCACCCCGCTGACCCGTCGGCGTCGCGCCTGGAGCCGCTGCTGGAGCGGCGATTCCACGCCCTGCCGCCCTTCAGCATCCCCCGCTACCAGCGCTACCCGCTGGGGGACGGCTGCTCCACGCTGCTGG CAGACGCCCTCCAGACCCATAACACGGTCTTCCAAGAGCACGCGGCCCCCTCCTCGCCCGGTGCGGCCCCCACCACCCGAGGCTTCCGCCGAGCCAGCGAGATCAGCATCGCCAGCCAGGTGTCCGGCATGGCTGAGAGCTACACGGCATCCAGCATTGCCCAGA AGGCCCCAGTGGCACTCAGCCACACCCCCAGCGTCAGGCGCCTGTCCCTGCTCGCCctgcccccccctccccctacaccCCCAGGCCCCCGCCTGCAGGCCAAGCGGGTGAGCCCCAGCCTGGAGAGGGTCCCCCGCCTCCCTGACTTGGACATCAGAGAAG TTGCTGCAAAGTGGTGGGGCCAGAAGCGGATTGACTATGCCCTGTACTGCCCCGATGCCCTGACGGCCTTCCCCACCGTGGCCCTGCCCCACCTCTTCCACGCCAGCTACTGGGAGTCAACGGATGTGGTCTCCTTCCTACTGAGACAG GTCATGAGGCACGACAATTCCAGCATCTTGGAGCTGGATGGCAAGGAGGTGTCAGTGTTTACCCCGTCAAAGCCAAGAGAGAAGTGGCAGCGCAGGAGGACCCATGTGAAGCTGCGG aaTGTGACAGCTAACCACCGGATCAATGATGCAGTCGCCAATGAGGATGGCCCACAGGTTCTGTCGGGCCGGTTCATGTATGGGCCCCTGGACATGGTCACCCTGACCGGGGAGAAG GTGGACGTGCACATCATGATGCAGCCGCCCTCAGGCGAGTGGCTGTACCTGGACACGCTGGTGACCAACAGCAGCGGGCGTGTCTCCTATACTATTCCCGAGACTCACCGCTTGGGCGTGGGCGTCTACCCTGTCAAGATGGTGGTCAG GGGAGATCACACGTTTGCTGACAGCTACATCAGCGTGCTGCCCAAGGGCACGGAGTTTGTGGTCTTCAGCATCGACGGCTCCTTTGCTGCCAGCGTGTCCATCATGGGCAGCGACCCCAAAGTGCGGGCCGGAGCCGTGGACGTGGTGCG ACACTGGCAGGACCTGGGCTACCTCATCATCTATGTGACGGGCCGGCCCGACATGCAGAAGCAGCGGGTGGTGGCATGGCTGGCCCAGCACAACTTCCCCCATGGTGTGGTGTCCTTCTGTGACGGCCTCGTGCACGACCCGCTGCGGCACAAGGCCAACTTCCTGAAGCTGCTCATCTCCGAG CTGCATCTGCGAGTGCACGCAGCCTACGGCTCCACCAAGGACGTGGCAGTCTACAGCTCCATCAGCCTGTCGCCCATGCAGATCTACATTGTGGGCCGGCCCACCAAGAAGCTTCAGCAGCAGTGCCAG TTCATCACAGACGGCTACGCGGCCCACCTGGCACAACTCAAGTACAGTCACCGGGCACGGCCAGCCCGCAACACAGCCACGCGCATGGCACTGCGGAAGGGCAGCTTCGGCCTGCCTGGCCAGGGCGACTTCCTGCgctcccggaaccacctgctccgcaccatctcagcccagcccagcgggCCCGGCCACCGGCATGAGCGGACACAGAGCCAGGCGGACGGCGAGCAGCGGGGCCAGCGCAGCATGAGCATGGCAGCCGGCTGCTGGGGCCGCACCATGGCTGGTCGGCTGGAGCCAGGACCAGCCGCAGGCCCCAAGTAG
- the PITPNM2 gene encoding membrane-associated phosphatidylinositol transfer protein 2 isoform X8 produces MIIKEYRIPLPMTVEEYRIAQLYMIQKKSRNETYGEGSGVEILENRPYTDGPGGSGQYTHKVYHVGMHIPGWFRSILPKAALRVVEESWNAYPYTRTRFTCPFVEKFSIDIETFYKTDAGENPNVFSLSPVEKNQLTIDFIDIVKDPVPPSEYRTEEDPKLFHSMKTQRGPLTDNWIEEYKQRVFPIMCAYKLCKVEFRYWGMQSKIERFIHDTGLRKVMVRAHRQAWCWQDEWYGLNMENIRELEKEAQLMLSRKMAQFSEDEEEASELSKDEATQDQTSREPPEPSSSGGEPLAGRGLKKQWSTSSKSSRSSKRGASPSRHSISEWRMQSIARDSDESSDDEFFDAHEDLSDSEEMFAKDITKWNSNDLMDKIESPEPEDTQDSLYRQSAPEFRVASSVEQLNIMEDEVSPPLAAPPSKIHVLLLVLHGGTILDTGAGDPSSKQGDTNTIANVFDTVMRVHYPSALGHLAIRLVPCPPVCSDAFALVSNLSPYSHDEGCLSSSQDHIPLAALPLLATSSPHYQEAVATVIQRANLAYGDFIKSQEGMTFNGQVCLIGDCVGGLLAFDALCSSSQPVSESQSSSRRGSVVSVQDTDMLSPGIPVNVAHGGGGGSNLESSRHLSRSNIDIPRSNGTEDPKKQLPRKRSDSSTYELDTIQQHQAFLSSLHASVLRNEPSSRRSSSSTMLDGAGALGKFDFEIADLFLFGCPLGLVLALRKTVIPALDVFQLRPACQQVYNLFHPADPSASRLEPLLERRFHALPPFSIPRYQRYPLGDGCSTLLADALQTHNTVFQEHAAPSSPGAAPTTRGFRRASEISIASQVSGMAESYTASSIAQKAPVALSHTPSVRRLSLLALPPPPPTPPGPRLQAKRVSPSLERVPRLPDLDIREVAAKWWGQKRIDYALYCPDALTAFPTVALPHLFHASYWESTDVVSFLLRQNVTANHRINDAVANEDGPQVLSGRFMYGPLDMVTLTGEKVDVHIMMQPPSGEWLYLDTLVTNSSGRVSYTIPETHRLGVGVYPVKMVVRGDHTFADSYISVLPKGTEFVVFSIDGSFAASVSIMGSDPKVRAGAVDVVRHWQDLGYLIIYVTGRPDMQKQRVVAWLAQHNFPHGVVSFCDGLVHDPLRHKANFLKLLISELHLRVHAAYGSTKDVAVYSSISLSPMQIYIVGRPTKKLQQQCQFITDGYAAHLAQLKYSHRARPARNTATRMALRKGSFGLPGQGDFLRSRNHLLRTISAQPSGPGHRHERTQSQADGEQRGQRSMSMAAGCWGRTMAGRLEPGPAAGPK; encoded by the exons GTTCACTTGCCCTTTTGTGGAGAAATTCTCCATCGACATCGAAACCTTTTATAAAACTGATGCTGGAGAAAACCCCAACGTGTTCAGCCTGTCTCCTGTGGAAAAGAACCAGCTGACAATCG ACTTCATCGACATCGTCAAGGACCCCGTGCCCCCCAGTGAGTATCGGACTGAGGAGGACCCCAAGCTGTTCCACTCAATGAAGACCCAGCGGGGGCCCCTGACCGACAACTGGATCGAGGAGTACAAGCAGCGGGTCTTCCCCATCATGTGCGCCTACAAGCTGTGCAAGGTGGAGTTCCGCTACTGGGGCATGCAGTCCAAGATCGAGAGGTTCATCCACGACACGG GCCTACGAAAGGTGATGGTCAGGGCCCACCGGCAGGCCTGGTGCTGGCAGGACGAGTGGTACGGGCTGAACATGGAGAACATCCgggagctggagaaggaggcTCAGCTCATGCTTTCCCGCAAGATGGCCCAGTTCAGCGAGGATGAGGAGGAGGCCTCAGAGCTCTCCAAGGACGAAGCCACCCAGGACCAGACCTCTAGGGAGCCCCCTGAGCCCAGCAGCAGCGGCGGGGAGCCCCTGGCAGGCCGGGGCCTGAAGAAGCAGTGGTCCACGTCCTCCAAGTCATCGCGGTCATCCAAGCGCGGAG CGAGTCCTTCCCGCCACAGCATCTCGGAGTGGAGGATGCAGAGCATCGCTCGGGACTCTGATGAGAGCTCAGACGACGAGTTCTTCGATGCTCACG aggACCTGTCTGATTCAGAGGAAATGTTCGCCAAGGACATCACCAAGTGGAACTCCAACGACCTCATGGACAAAATCGAAAGCCCTGAGCCAGAGGACACACAGG ACAGTCTGTACCGCCAGAGTGCCCCCGAGTTCCGAGTAGCCTCCAGTGTGGAGCAACTGAACATCATGGAG GACGAGGTCAGCCCGCCACTGGCTGCACCACCCTCCAAGATCCACGTGCTACTGCTGGTGCTGCATGGGGGCACCATCCTGGATACGGGCGCCGGGGACCCCAGCTCCAAGCAGGGTGACACGAACACTATCGCCAACGTGTTTGACACTGTCATGCGCGTGCACTACCCCAGCGCCCTGGGCCACCTTGCCATCCGCCTGGTGCCCTGCCCACCCGTCTGCTCCGATGCCTTCGCCCTCGTCTCCAA CCTCAGCCCCTACAGCCACGACGAAGGCTGTCTGTCCAGCAGCCAGGACCACATCCCCCTGGCTGCCCTGCCCCTGCTGGCCACCTCCTCACCCCACTACCAGGAGGCAGTTGCCACAGTGATTCAGCGGGCCAACCTCGCCTATGGGGACTTCATCAAGTCCCAGGAGGGCATGACCTTCAATGGGCAG GTCTGCCTGATTGGGGACTGTGTCGGGGGCCTCCTGGCATTCGACGCCTTATGCTCCAGCAGCCAGCCGGTGTCTGAGAGTCAGAGCAGCAGCCGCAGGGGCAGCGTGGTCAGTGTGCAG GACACTGATATGCTGTCCCCTGGCATCCCGGTGAATGTGGCACATGGCGGTGGTGGCGGCAGCAACCTGGAGAGCAGTCGGCACCTGAGCCGCAGCAACATCGACATCCCCCGCAGCAACGGCACTGAGGACCCCAAAAAGCAGCTACCCCGCAAGAGAAGTGACTCATCCACCTACGAGCTGGACACCATCCAGCAGCACCAGGCCTTCCTGTCcag CCTCCATGCCAGCGTGCTGAGGAACGAGCCCAGCTCCCGCCGCTCAAGCAGCTCCACCATGCTGGACGGTGCAGGGGCCCTGGGCAAGTTCGACTTTGAGATCGCTGACCTCTTCCTCTTTGGGTGCCCACTGGGGCTGGTCCTGGCCTTGAGGAAGACCGTCATCCCTGCCCTGGATG TGTTCCAGCTGCGGCCCGCCTGCCAGCAGGTCTACAACCTCTTCCACCCCGCTGACCCGTCGGCGTCGCGCCTGGAGCCGCTGCTGGAGCGGCGATTCCACGCCCTGCCGCCCTTCAGCATCCCCCGCTACCAGCGCTACCCGCTGGGGGACGGCTGCTCCACGCTGCTGG CAGACGCCCTCCAGACCCATAACACGGTCTTCCAAGAGCACGCGGCCCCCTCCTCGCCCGGTGCGGCCCCCACCACCCGAGGCTTCCGCCGAGCCAGCGAGATCAGCATCGCCAGCCAGGTGTCCGGCATGGCTGAGAGCTACACGGCATCCAGCATTGCCCAGA AGGCCCCAGTGGCACTCAGCCACACCCCCAGCGTCAGGCGCCTGTCCCTGCTCGCCctgcccccccctccccctacaccCCCAGGCCCCCGCCTGCAGGCCAAGCGGGTGAGCCCCAGCCTGGAGAGGGTCCCCCGCCTCCCTGACTTGGACATCAGAGAAG TTGCTGCAAAGTGGTGGGGCCAGAAGCGGATTGACTATGCCCTGTACTGCCCCGATGCCCTGACGGCCTTCCCCACCGTGGCCCTGCCCCACCTCTTCCACGCCAGCTACTGGGAGTCAACGGATGTGGTCTCCTTCCTACTGAGACAG aaTGTGACAGCTAACCACCGGATCAATGATGCAGTCGCCAATGAGGATGGCCCACAGGTTCTGTCGGGCCGGTTCATGTATGGGCCCCTGGACATGGTCACCCTGACCGGGGAGAAG GTGGACGTGCACATCATGATGCAGCCGCCCTCAGGCGAGTGGCTGTACCTGGACACGCTGGTGACCAACAGCAGCGGGCGTGTCTCCTATACTATTCCCGAGACTCACCGCTTGGGCGTGGGCGTCTACCCTGTCAAGATGGTGGTCAG GGGAGATCACACGTTTGCTGACAGCTACATCAGCGTGCTGCCCAAGGGCACGGAGTTTGTGGTCTTCAGCATCGACGGCTCCTTTGCTGCCAGCGTGTCCATCATGGGCAGCGACCCCAAAGTGCGGGCCGGAGCCGTGGACGTGGTGCG ACACTGGCAGGACCTGGGCTACCTCATCATCTATGTGACGGGCCGGCCCGACATGCAGAAGCAGCGGGTGGTGGCATGGCTGGCCCAGCACAACTTCCCCCATGGTGTGGTGTCCTTCTGTGACGGCCTCGTGCACGACCCGCTGCGGCACAAGGCCAACTTCCTGAAGCTGCTCATCTCCGAG CTGCATCTGCGAGTGCACGCAGCCTACGGCTCCACCAAGGACGTGGCAGTCTACAGCTCCATCAGCCTGTCGCCCATGCAGATCTACATTGTGGGCCGGCCCACCAAGAAGCTTCAGCAGCAGTGCCAG TTCATCACAGACGGCTACGCGGCCCACCTGGCACAACTCAAGTACAGTCACCGGGCACGGCCAGCCCGCAACACAGCCACGCGCATGGCACTGCGGAAGGGCAGCTTCGGCCTGCCTGGCCAGGGCGACTTCCTGCgctcccggaaccacctgctccgcaccatctcagcccagcccagcgggCCCGGCCACCGGCATGAGCGGACACAGAGCCAGGCGGACGGCGAGCAGCGGGGCCAGCGCAGCATGAGCATGGCAGCCGGCTGCTGGGGCCGCACCATGGCTGGTCGGCTGGAGCCAGGACCAGCCGCAGGCCCCAAGTAG
- the PITPNM2 gene encoding membrane-associated phosphatidylinositol transfer protein 2 isoform X12: MIIKEYRIPLPMTVEEYRIAQLYMIQKKSRNETYGEGSGVEILENRPYTDGPGGSGQYTHKVYHVGMHIPGWFRSILPKAALRVVEESWNAYPYTRTRFTCPFVEKFSIDIETFYKTDAGENPNVFSLSPVEKNQLTIDFIDIVKDPVPPSEYRTEEDPKLFHSMKTQRGPLTDNWIEEYKQRVFPIMCAYKLCKVEFRYWGMQSKIERFIHDTGLRKVMVRAHRQAWCWQDEWYGLNMENIRELEKEAQLMLSRKMAQFSEDEEEASELSKDEATQDQTSREPPEPSSSGGEPLAGRGLKKQWSTSSKSSRSSKRGASPSRHSISEWRMQSIARDSDESSDDEFFDAHEDLSDSEEMFAKDITKWNSNDLMDKIESPEPEDTQDSLYRQSAPEFRVASSVEQLNIMEDEVSPPLAAPPSKIHVLLLVLHGGTILDTGAGDPSSKQGDTNTIANVFDTVMRVHYPSALGHLAIRLVPCPPVCSDAFALVSNLSPYSHDEGCLSSSQDHIPLAALPLLATSSPHYQEAVATVIQRANLAYGDFIKSQEGMTFNGQVCLIGDCVGGLLAFDALCSSSQPVSESQSSSRRGSVVSVQDTDMLSPGIPVNVAHGGGGGSNLESSRHLSRSNIDIPRSNGTEDPKKQLPRKRSDSSTYELDTIQQHQAFLSSLHASVLRNEPSSRRSSSSTMLDGAGALGKFDFEIADLFLFGCPLGLVLALRKTVIPALDVFQLRPACQQVYNLFHPADPSASRLEPLLERRFHALPPFSIPRYQRYPLGDGCSTLLADALQTHNTVFQEHAAPSSPGAAPTTRGFRRASEISIASQVSGMAESYTASSIAQIAAKWWGQKRIDYALYCPDALTAFPTVALPHLFHASYWESTDVVSFLLRQNVTANHRINDAVANEDGPQVLSGRFMYGPLDMVTLTGEKVDVHIMMQPPSGEWLYLDTLVTNSSGRVSYTIPETHRLGVGVYPVKMVVRGDHTFADSYISVLPKGTEFVVFSIDGSFAASVSIMGSDPKVRAGAVDVVRHWQDLGYLIIYVTGRPDMQKQRVVAWLAQHNFPHGVVSFCDGLVHDPLRHKANFLKLLISELHLRVHAAYGSTKDVAVYSSISLSPMQIYIVGRPTKKLQQQCQFITDGYAAHLAQLKYSHRARPARNTATRMALRKGSFGLPGQGDFLRSRNHLLRTISAQPSGPGHRHERTQSQADGEQRGQRSMSMAAGCWGRTMAGRLEPGPAAGPK; this comes from the exons GTTCACTTGCCCTTTTGTGGAGAAATTCTCCATCGACATCGAAACCTTTTATAAAACTGATGCTGGAGAAAACCCCAACGTGTTCAGCCTGTCTCCTGTGGAAAAGAACCAGCTGACAATCG ACTTCATCGACATCGTCAAGGACCCCGTGCCCCCCAGTGAGTATCGGACTGAGGAGGACCCCAAGCTGTTCCACTCAATGAAGACCCAGCGGGGGCCCCTGACCGACAACTGGATCGAGGAGTACAAGCAGCGGGTCTTCCCCATCATGTGCGCCTACAAGCTGTGCAAGGTGGAGTTCCGCTACTGGGGCATGCAGTCCAAGATCGAGAGGTTCATCCACGACACGG GCCTACGAAAGGTGATGGTCAGGGCCCACCGGCAGGCCTGGTGCTGGCAGGACGAGTGGTACGGGCTGAACATGGAGAACATCCgggagctggagaaggaggcTCAGCTCATGCTTTCCCGCAAGATGGCCCAGTTCAGCGAGGATGAGGAGGAGGCCTCAGAGCTCTCCAAGGACGAAGCCACCCAGGACCAGACCTCTAGGGAGCCCCCTGAGCCCAGCAGCAGCGGCGGGGAGCCCCTGGCAGGCCGGGGCCTGAAGAAGCAGTGGTCCACGTCCTCCAAGTCATCGCGGTCATCCAAGCGCGGAG CGAGTCCTTCCCGCCACAGCATCTCGGAGTGGAGGATGCAGAGCATCGCTCGGGACTCTGATGAGAGCTCAGACGACGAGTTCTTCGATGCTCACG aggACCTGTCTGATTCAGAGGAAATGTTCGCCAAGGACATCACCAAGTGGAACTCCAACGACCTCATGGACAAAATCGAAAGCCCTGAGCCAGAGGACACACAGG ACAGTCTGTACCGCCAGAGTGCCCCCGAGTTCCGAGTAGCCTCCAGTGTGGAGCAACTGAACATCATGGAG GACGAGGTCAGCCCGCCACTGGCTGCACCACCCTCCAAGATCCACGTGCTACTGCTGGTGCTGCATGGGGGCACCATCCTGGATACGGGCGCCGGGGACCCCAGCTCCAAGCAGGGTGACACGAACACTATCGCCAACGTGTTTGACACTGTCATGCGCGTGCACTACCCCAGCGCCCTGGGCCACCTTGCCATCCGCCTGGTGCCCTGCCCACCCGTCTGCTCCGATGCCTTCGCCCTCGTCTCCAA CCTCAGCCCCTACAGCCACGACGAAGGCTGTCTGTCCAGCAGCCAGGACCACATCCCCCTGGCTGCCCTGCCCCTGCTGGCCACCTCCTCACCCCACTACCAGGAGGCAGTTGCCACAGTGATTCAGCGGGCCAACCTCGCCTATGGGGACTTCATCAAGTCCCAGGAGGGCATGACCTTCAATGGGCAG GTCTGCCTGATTGGGGACTGTGTCGGGGGCCTCCTGGCATTCGACGCCTTATGCTCCAGCAGCCAGCCGGTGTCTGAGAGTCAGAGCAGCAGCCGCAGGGGCAGCGTGGTCAGTGTGCAG GACACTGATATGCTGTCCCCTGGCATCCCGGTGAATGTGGCACATGGCGGTGGTGGCGGCAGCAACCTGGAGAGCAGTCGGCACCTGAGCCGCAGCAACATCGACATCCCCCGCAGCAACGGCACTGAGGACCCCAAAAAGCAGCTACCCCGCAAGAGAAGTGACTCATCCACCTACGAGCTGGACACCATCCAGCAGCACCAGGCCTTCCTGTCcag CCTCCATGCCAGCGTGCTGAGGAACGAGCCCAGCTCCCGCCGCTCAAGCAGCTCCACCATGCTGGACGGTGCAGGGGCCCTGGGCAAGTTCGACTTTGAGATCGCTGACCTCTTCCTCTTTGGGTGCCCACTGGGGCTGGTCCTGGCCTTGAGGAAGACCGTCATCCCTGCCCTGGATG TGTTCCAGCTGCGGCCCGCCTGCCAGCAGGTCTACAACCTCTTCCACCCCGCTGACCCGTCGGCGTCGCGCCTGGAGCCGCTGCTGGAGCGGCGATTCCACGCCCTGCCGCCCTTCAGCATCCCCCGCTACCAGCGCTACCCGCTGGGGGACGGCTGCTCCACGCTGCTGG CAGACGCCCTCCAGACCCATAACACGGTCTTCCAAGAGCACGCGGCCCCCTCCTCGCCCGGTGCGGCCCCCACCACCCGAGGCTTCCGCCGAGCCAGCGAGATCAGCATCGCCAGCCAGGTGTCCGGCATGGCTGAGAGCTACACGGCATCCAGCATTGCCCAGA TTGCTGCAAAGTGGTGGGGCCAGAAGCGGATTGACTATGCCCTGTACTGCCCCGATGCCCTGACGGCCTTCCCCACCGTGGCCCTGCCCCACCTCTTCCACGCCAGCTACTGGGAGTCAACGGATGTGGTCTCCTTCCTACTGAGACAG aaTGTGACAGCTAACCACCGGATCAATGATGCAGTCGCCAATGAGGATGGCCCACAGGTTCTGTCGGGCCGGTTCATGTATGGGCCCCTGGACATGGTCACCCTGACCGGGGAGAAG GTGGACGTGCACATCATGATGCAGCCGCCCTCAGGCGAGTGGCTGTACCTGGACACGCTGGTGACCAACAGCAGCGGGCGTGTCTCCTATACTATTCCCGAGACTCACCGCTTGGGCGTGGGCGTCTACCCTGTCAAGATGGTGGTCAG GGGAGATCACACGTTTGCTGACAGCTACATCAGCGTGCTGCCCAAGGGCACGGAGTTTGTGGTCTTCAGCATCGACGGCTCCTTTGCTGCCAGCGTGTCCATCATGGGCAGCGACCCCAAAGTGCGGGCCGGAGCCGTGGACGTGGTGCG ACACTGGCAGGACCTGGGCTACCTCATCATCTATGTGACGGGCCGGCCCGACATGCAGAAGCAGCGGGTGGTGGCATGGCTGGCCCAGCACAACTTCCCCCATGGTGTGGTGTCCTTCTGTGACGGCCTCGTGCACGACCCGCTGCGGCACAAGGCCAACTTCCTGAAGCTGCTCATCTCCGAG CTGCATCTGCGAGTGCACGCAGCCTACGGCTCCACCAAGGACGTGGCAGTCTACAGCTCCATCAGCCTGTCGCCCATGCAGATCTACATTGTGGGCCGGCCCACCAAGAAGCTTCAGCAGCAGTGCCAG TTCATCACAGACGGCTACGCGGCCCACCTGGCACAACTCAAGTACAGTCACCGGGCACGGCCAGCCCGCAACACAGCCACGCGCATGGCACTGCGGAAGGGCAGCTTCGGCCTGCCTGGCCAGGGCGACTTCCTGCgctcccggaaccacctgctccgcaccatctcagcccagcccagcgggCCCGGCCACCGGCATGAGCGGACACAGAGCCAGGCGGACGGCGAGCAGCGGGGCCAGCGCAGCATGAGCATGGCAGCCGGCTGCTGGGGCCGCACCATGGCTGGTCGGCTGGAGCCAGGACCAGCCGCAGGCCCCAAGTAG